CCTATAGTAAAAACCATAATCGCCACAATCAATACCCATATATTCATAGAAAGAGCAAACAATAACATGGACACCCCATAAGCAAAGGCAGACGACATAAATACATTCCGCTCTCGCAGTCCCGTCACTCGTTTCGTCACGGTAACAGTAAACAACGCAATCAATAATCCATTTTCCGCCAAAATCAAACTAAATATCTGTTCTGAACCGAGTGAGAGTGTCCACGATCCGATAGCCAAAAGAGTCTGTGTGCCTGCATTATCTGTTACTGCAATCGCAATCAATAGATCCAGCTGGATGAAAATTTGCGCGATCAATACCCCTGCCAAAATGAACAACAAGAATACGCGATCGTGAAAGATAATGCGATAGTCTTTTAATTGTGCCCCTATCGCTTCATACCAACGCAAAGCTTTTATCGGCTCTTCCTCATTTGACTGTACACGTCGCGGTACCGTTTCCTTGATCAAGAAAATAACAAGCAACGCAAGTAGCACACTTGCTCCTATCGATCCCAAAAGAAGCTCAAATCGATATTGAAAGAACAAAACACTGCCCAACAGAGGTCCGATAACCACGGACAGATTTAAGGCTGTATAAAAAACAGCAAATACACTACTACGATCCTTTTCCGCCACGACATCTGCCACCATCGCATGGCTAGCAGGCCAATAAAAAGAGTGGGCGACACCTAAGAGCGTAAAGCTGACAAAGGATAGCAGCGGTGAGTGTAACCACGGTGAACTAGCGAAAGCAAAAAGAGAAAAGCCAACTACTTCAGTCACCGCAGCGATCACCATCATCCGTTTGCGACCGAAACGATCGGCACAATATCCCCCTATAAGATTGGCAAATACCCCAAGCACCTGTGCCAATACTAACAAGATACCTGCAACAGCTTTACCAAATTCCTCTGCGAAATAAATAGCAATAAACGGAAAAAACATCCAGAATAATAGATTAAGTAATGCCTCTCCATAAAGACGTACTTTCAAATTCCGATCCCAGTCCCGTAATCTCATCGCTACTCCCCCTCTCCCATACCATACAAAAAACACGCACAAGTCTCCCTGCGCGTGTTTTTTAACACACGTTATTCTCCAATCAAGCGAATCCTTTTTCGTTTATTATTCCTATTATATGTATTATATATCATAGAGGCAAGTTTTTCAAGTAATCTTCCAAAAATATCGTTCATCTTTGCTATAGATCATGCTTCTCTACACAACCCTCCCCACCTTCGTCATGCTTAGGAGGTGGGGAATCTACTATCATTCTTTCTCTTCCGCTACGCCATTCTCTCTACTTCGGTAGTCAATATACGAGTAGATGACAAGATACAGAGTGCCACATAACAATACGCCTATTGAGATCAGCAAATCATAGGTAGTAGGTAAAAAAGCAGTGATTACAAAGACAAAGGAAATCGCCACAAAGAGATATCCACCCAGGCGATGAGTCCTACGCCATGTCTCTTCTGATTCCAATGTCCAGGGAGTGCGAATGCCAAACGTATAATTGGGTTGGATTTTCCCCATATAATTCCCACTCACAAAGAGTATGACAGCTGTGGCCATCTGTACCAACAAGGGCACCTTAATCTCAAAGCCCCAGGCGGACAAAGCGGGAATCAATGCGATGAAAGAAATAAATCCGATGATTACTACAGAAAAAATCGAGTATGGACCTGTGTGTTGCTGATACGATGTTTTACGCGGATCCAACCGTGGAATCCACTGTAACAGCAGGAGCAATACGAACGGCAGCACCCCTAAAATAAACAATTCATACTTCGACCCCATATCATCCACTTCTCCATCTATGCCGTAGTGCATGGGTACCTGGTCGGGAAGAAATGGTATAGAAAGGATTAACGTTATCAGTGTCGCCATACTCATCATCAATGAAATACGGAAAGCAGTCTTATTCACGCTAGATCTCCCCCTTTTTAACTAACAGCGAATGAAGCACGGACAGCAATCTTATTCATGAAGCACTTTATCCCTTCTTAGCCAGTAGCCACTTAATCACATCCTCTAATACAGATGTATTTAGCGAATAAAGAACGTACTGTCCTCTCTTATGTGCCAAAACAAGATCAGCTTGCTTCAAAATATTGAGGTGATTGCTAATCGAGGGCTTTGACATTGAGAAGTGACTGGCGATCTCTCCTGCCGTAAGGTTTTTCTCCTCTAACAAATCCAAAATCTTACGCCGTGTCGGGTCAGCCAGCGCTTTAAACACGTTATTCATTGCTTTTAAATCACCTCA
This sequence is a window from Mechercharimyces sp. CAU 1602. Protein-coding genes within it:
- a CDS encoding MFS transporter, with translation MRLRDWDRNLKVRLYGEALLNLLFWMFFPFIAIYFAEEFGKAVAGILLVLAQVLGVFANLIGGYCADRFGRKRMMVIAAVTEVVGFSLFAFASSPWLHSPLLSFVSFTLLGVAHSFYWPASHAMVADVVAEKDRSSVFAVFYTALNLSVVIGPLLGSVLFFQYRFELLLGSIGASVLLALLVIFLIKETVPRRVQSNEEEPIKALRWYEAIGAQLKDYRIIFHDRVFLLFILAGVLIAQIFIQLDLLIAIAVTDNAGTQTLLAIGSWTLSLGSEQIFSLILAENGLLIALFTVTVTKRVTGLRERNVFMSSAFAYGVSMLLFALSMNIWVLIVAIMVFTIGEIIIAGLQESFISKLAPEHMRGQYFAAASLRFTLGRTIAPFIIPLSAWIGDRESFVVLALISLGGMMLYAVMFQAWEKRGDTVVTAISKGKKQVS
- a CDS encoding SdpI family protein, giving the protein MNKTAFRISLMMSMATLITLILSIPFLPDQVPMHYGIDGEVDDMGSKYELFILGVLPFVLLLLLQWIPRLDPRKTSYQQHTGPYSIFSVVIIGFISFIALIPALSAWGFEIKVPLLVQMATAVILFVSGNYMGKIQPNYTFGIRTPWTLESEETWRRTHRLGGYLFVAISFVFVITAFLPTTYDLLISIGVLLCGTLYLVIYSYIDYRSRENGVAEEKE
- a CDS encoding autorepressor SdpR family transcription factor — its product is MNNVFKALADPTRRKILDLLEEKNLTAGEIASHFSMSKPSISNHLNILKQADLVLAHKRGQYVLYSLNTSVLEDVIKWLLAKKG